The Chitinophaga flava genome has a segment encoding these proteins:
- a CDS encoding FecR family protein, with amino-acid sequence MSQENEQHRYEVLAEKWLEGAITPEEAKEYADWYNARQDDEVMIPASFAAGETVHEERILRKIEEKTGLHGREITSTPIRRRQWWKAAAVIAAIITAGYTWHHWSATPPQNQPQTAVTDILPGSDKAVLTLSNGRQILLDSAGNGALAQQGNINIIKKEDGSILYVNAPTNNATDTLYNILNVPRGGQYKLTLPDGSRVWLNAASTLRYPVAFSGRERIVELSGEAYFEVAANAARPFRVKVRDMQVAVLGTSFNVMAYSDEPGIHTTLLSGAVKVKQGNTEKQLTPGQQAVVDNISGSISVEATTTELATAWKDGLFRFSGNNIPMVLRQVGRWYNIDIIYQGNIPKGHITGKVPRNMKLSGVIRILELSGVHCRQETGRLLVFPSS; translated from the coding sequence ATGAGCCAGGAAAACGAACAACACCGGTACGAAGTGCTGGCTGAAAAATGGCTGGAAGGCGCTATCACGCCGGAAGAAGCAAAAGAATATGCTGATTGGTATAATGCCCGTCAGGATGATGAGGTAATGATACCCGCTTCTTTTGCAGCAGGAGAAACAGTGCATGAAGAAAGAATATTACGTAAAATAGAAGAGAAAACCGGCCTTCATGGCAGGGAAATAACGTCAACACCTATACGCCGGCGCCAATGGTGGAAAGCTGCAGCAGTAATAGCCGCCATTATTACCGCAGGCTACACCTGGCATCACTGGTCTGCCACACCTCCGCAAAACCAGCCACAGACCGCTGTTACGGATATACTACCCGGGTCAGACAAAGCAGTGCTCACCCTGAGCAACGGCCGGCAGATACTACTCGACAGCGCCGGCAACGGAGCACTCGCGCAACAAGGAAATATAAACATCATCAAAAAGGAAGACGGCAGTATCCTTTACGTAAACGCCCCTACGAACAATGCTACCGATACCTTATACAATATCCTTAATGTTCCAAGAGGCGGCCAGTACAAGCTAACCCTCCCGGATGGATCACGGGTATGGCTCAACGCAGCCAGCACACTACGTTACCCTGTGGCCTTCAGCGGCAGGGAGAGAATAGTAGAACTCAGCGGCGAAGCTTACTTTGAAGTAGCTGCCAATGCGGCCAGACCTTTCCGGGTGAAAGTCCGGGATATGCAGGTTGCCGTACTGGGCACCAGTTTCAACGTGATGGCTTATTCCGACGAACCCGGCATTCATACCACCCTCCTGTCCGGCGCTGTAAAAGTTAAACAAGGCAATACCGAAAAACAACTCACTCCCGGCCAGCAGGCTGTGGTAGACAATATCAGCGGCAGTATTTCTGTTGAAGCTACAACTACCGAACTCGCCACCGCCTGGAAAGATGGCCTGTTTCGTTTTTCTGGCAACAATATCCCAATGGTACTGCGCCAGGTAGGACGCTGGTACAATATAGATATCATTTATCAGGGGAATATTCCTAAAGGCCATATAACGGGCAAGGTGCCACGAAATATGAAACTGTCCGGTGTCATACGCATCCTGGAACTCAGCGGTGTGCATTGCCGGCAGGAAACGGGCAGGCTCCTTGTTTTTCCCTCATCATAA
- a CDS encoding RNA polymerase sigma factor codes for MQDQADIELLHRLREGDENAFATIYKRYWKLLFTVAANKLDSLAEAEELVQDIFSDLWDRRNTLELTGQLSSYLAVAMKYRVINLQAKKKRARAYSSYARGTMSPEDHSTEQWLSFEDLKDQLSGLVAALPERCRITYQLSREMGLSHKEIAQQMNISEKAVEHNLARAVKTLKTGLKHFSALLFSILP; via the coding sequence ATGCAAGATCAGGCTGATATAGAACTGTTACACCGCCTCCGGGAAGGAGATGAAAATGCTTTCGCTACTATCTACAAGCGTTACTGGAAACTGTTGTTTACAGTGGCGGCCAATAAACTGGACAGTCTGGCTGAAGCAGAGGAGCTGGTACAGGATATTTTTTCCGATCTCTGGGACCGGCGTAATACGCTGGAGCTCACAGGGCAACTGTCTTCCTATCTGGCTGTGGCGATGAAATACCGGGTGATCAATCTGCAGGCAAAGAAAAAAAGAGCGCGGGCCTACTCTTCCTATGCACGCGGGACCATGTCTCCGGAAGATCACTCCACTGAGCAGTGGTTAAGTTTTGAAGACCTGAAGGACCAGTTATCCGGACTGGTAGCTGCTCTCCCCGAACGATGCCGTATCACCTACCAGCTTAGCCGCGAGATGGGCCTCTCCCATAAAGAGATCGCGCAACAGATGAATATTTCCGAAAAAGCCGTGGAACATAACCTTGCCAGAGCCGTCAAAACACTGAAGACCGGCCTGAAACACTTTTCTGCCTTGCTTTTCAGCATTCTCCCCTGA
- a CDS encoding dihydrodipicolinate synthase family protein, with translation MNNNNTFSGIIAYPITPFDKQERVDIPLFKKLLERLIQSGSHGIAPLGSTGVLPYLSDEEKESVLEAAIQQVKGRVPVLAGVSNLTTERTIYHAKFAEKAGADAVMIIPMSYWKLTDDEVFRHYEKTAASISIPVMAYNNPATGGIDMSPALLKRLLKIPNVTMIKESTGDVQRMHYLRRELGEEVAFYNGSNPLALAAFAAGARGWCTAAPNLIPDLNHQLYEAVCSNNLPKASAVFYQQFELLRFIVAKGLPKAIQAGLKIQGIDSGYLRSPLQELTPQEYAELENILSSQG, from the coding sequence ATGAATAACAACAATACTTTCAGCGGCATCATCGCCTACCCCATCACACCATTTGATAAACAGGAACGGGTGGATATTCCGCTCTTTAAAAAACTGCTGGAACGCCTGATACAATCGGGTTCTCATGGCATTGCCCCACTGGGAAGCACCGGCGTACTACCCTATCTCAGCGACGAAGAAAAGGAATCCGTGCTGGAAGCAGCCATACAACAGGTAAAAGGCCGGGTACCCGTGCTCGCAGGTGTCTCAAACCTCACCACCGAACGCACCATCTATCATGCAAAATTTGCAGAAAAAGCAGGCGCCGATGCCGTAATGATCATCCCGATGAGTTACTGGAAACTGACCGACGACGAGGTCTTCCGGCACTATGAAAAAACAGCTGCCAGTATATCCATTCCCGTTATGGCATACAACAATCCCGCCACCGGTGGTATAGACATGTCTCCCGCTCTGCTCAAACGTCTGCTGAAAATACCCAACGTAACCATGATCAAAGAGAGCACCGGTGATGTACAACGTATGCACTACCTGCGTCGGGAACTGGGAGAAGAGGTAGCGTTTTACAATGGCTCCAATCCCCTAGCCCTGGCCGCTTTCGCCGCTGGCGCCAGAGGATGGTGCACCGCCGCTCCTAACCTCATCCCCGATCTTAACCACCAACTATACGAAGCTGTTTGCAGCAACAATCTCCCCAAAGCCAGCGCAGTCTTCTATCAACAGTTTGAACTACTCCGCTTTATCGTAGCCAAAGGACTACCCAAAGCCATACAGGCCGGCCTGAAAATACAGGGCATCGATTCCGGATACCTCAGAAGCCCGCTACAGGAGCTTACTCCGCAGGAATACGCTGAATTGGAGAATATATTGTCGTCCCAGGGCTGA
- a CDS encoding cupin domain-containing protein, whose amino-acid sequence MEKKKQQSAFSSKDFHQTFARPVYVKPEKLLHKNVEQAGVHDQFSTERKHPVFFVDLPTKNVSMTIGGLLPGQLTNRHRHTYETVLYVIEGKGYTEVEDEKVEWQAGDAVYIPSWAWHRHQNLSDSEPAKYIACENAPQLQNLGVALREEEGRDL is encoded by the coding sequence ATGGAAAAGAAAAAACAACAGTCCGCTTTCTCTTCAAAAGATTTTCATCAGACTTTTGCCCGTCCTGTATATGTAAAGCCGGAGAAGCTGCTGCACAAGAATGTAGAGCAGGCCGGCGTACACGATCAGTTCTCCACTGAGCGTAAGCATCCTGTATTTTTTGTAGACCTGCCCACCAAAAATGTGAGCATGACCATCGGTGGTTTACTACCGGGCCAGTTGACCAACAGACACCGTCATACCTACGAAACTGTATTGTATGTGATTGAAGGGAAAGGTTATACGGAAGTGGAAGATGAAAAAGTAGAATGGCAGGCAGGTGACGCCGTATACATCCCCAGCTGGGCCTGGCACCGCCATCAAAACTTAAGCGACAGCGAACCCGCCAAATACATTGCCTGCGAGAACGCGCCACAGCTGCAGAACCTGGGCGTAGCCCTCAGAGAAGAAGAAGGCAGAGACCTGTAG
- the pdxR gene encoding MocR-like pyridoxine biosynthesis transcription factor PdxR → MVQMLRPWKTILSLDFNNELSVYRQIAEGIITEIKKGRLKPGAPLPGTRVLAADIGVNRKTVVLAYEDLIAEGWLATTDKSGTFVSHELPGMKGKTQQKHHDFVFNDHEELQPIAHAVASNLIVFNDGWPDVRLAPMEELAKAYRRIFQQKARWCMLGYGHEQGIERLRIAVSNMLSFKRGMNTDPQNICITRGSQMALYLTAQTLLQPGDAVAIECPGYLPAWQTFVRAGARMVHIPVDEKGLVVEALEEVCKTTPLKAVYVTPHHQFPTAVSMKMERRLKLLALSNRYGFAIIEDDYDHEFHFSAKSLLPLASNENAGNVIYISSLSKLVAPAVRIGYVTGPPAFIHALAQLRRLVDRQGDPIMEQAVAELMEEGAINRHAKRAINIYRERRERMDQLLHTYLGKRVSFRKPEGGLAYWVKFVHKVNTEQLAERLLKKGVSVMPTERYAFDDTPLHALRLGYASLAPEELEEGIKALAALVK, encoded by the coding sequence ATGGTCCAGATGCTAAGACCCTGGAAGACAATACTGTCACTTGATTTTAACAATGAGTTGTCTGTTTACCGGCAGATAGCGGAGGGTATTATTACAGAGATAAAAAAAGGGAGACTGAAGCCAGGTGCTCCTTTGCCAGGTACCCGTGTGCTGGCGGCCGATATTGGGGTCAACCGCAAAACAGTGGTGCTGGCCTATGAAGACCTGATCGCTGAAGGGTGGCTGGCAACGACTGATAAAAGCGGCACCTTCGTATCTCATGAATTGCCCGGCATGAAAGGCAAGACGCAGCAAAAGCATCATGATTTTGTTTTTAATGATCATGAAGAACTGCAGCCCATTGCTCATGCGGTGGCTTCTAACCTGATCGTATTTAATGATGGCTGGCCTGATGTAAGGCTGGCGCCGATGGAGGAACTGGCAAAGGCCTACAGGCGCATCTTTCAGCAGAAAGCCCGCTGGTGTATGCTGGGATACGGACATGAACAGGGTATTGAAAGATTGCGGATAGCAGTCAGCAACATGCTCTCTTTTAAAAGAGGCATGAATACTGATCCGCAAAATATCTGTATCACCCGCGGAAGCCAGATGGCGTTGTATCTCACAGCGCAAACGCTCCTGCAGCCTGGTGATGCGGTGGCCATAGAATGTCCGGGGTATCTCCCTGCCTGGCAAACCTTTGTACGGGCTGGCGCCCGGATGGTCCATATTCCGGTGGATGAAAAAGGGTTGGTAGTGGAAGCGCTGGAAGAGGTCTGCAAAACCACGCCCTTGAAGGCAGTGTATGTAACGCCACATCATCAGTTTCCTACGGCTGTGAGCATGAAGATGGAACGGCGGCTGAAATTACTGGCACTCTCCAATCGTTATGGTTTTGCCATTATAGAAGATGATTACGACCATGAGTTTCATTTCAGTGCCAAAAGCCTGCTGCCATTGGCCAGCAATGAAAATGCCGGCAATGTTATTTATATCAGCTCGTTGAGTAAACTGGTGGCTCCGGCCGTAAGGATTGGTTATGTTACCGGCCCACCTGCGTTTATCCATGCGCTGGCCCAGCTCAGAAGGCTGGTAGATCGTCAGGGCGATCCTATTATGGAGCAGGCCGTAGCGGAACTGATGGAAGAAGGCGCCATCAACCGACACGCCAAAAGAGCTATCAATATTTACAGAGAACGAAGGGAGAGGATGGACCAGTTGCTGCATACCTATCTCGGTAAGCGGGTGTCCTTCCGTAAACCGGAAGGGGGACTGGCTTACTGGGTGAAGTTTGTCCACAAAGTCAATACAGAACAACTGGCGGAACGGCTGCTGAAAAAAGGTGTTTCCGTTATGCCTACCGAAAGATATGCTTTTGATGATACACCGCTCCATGCGCTGCGCCTGGGCTATGCCTCTCTGGCGCCGGAAGAGCTGGAAGAAGGTATCAAAGCACTGGCGGCGCTGGTGAAATAA
- a CDS encoding helix-turn-helix domain-containing protein encodes MSLVTDFLRTIILLGAVQGVVSGVLLWLGSRNRLPNRLLAVLLGMLSLAAFNLYASYGNWFNSGLLQFISNFIPWVITMPFGPLIYFYIKASLDTNFRITQRLRIHFLPVIIDLVPVLTAYVFVGGVLMGIIRNRPGPWAVFMDTWNVYADIPRWISLTGYLWWSVRYLTAIKTEVQDMAALPRYRLLQRFARVFLVFQLIWLVYLIPYVLPRYTDFMLNTFGWYPVYVPLAVMIYWLGIQGFIMTYQETTAVRKAAVNAAPDEAVSQATLVLLNKAMEEDRLYLDAALNLAGLSLYTGLPQKTISAVLNQCLQKNFNEYINSYRVAAFKERILLPEAVAWTIAGVAYDCGFSSLATFQRVFKHMTGLSPSAYRKQAMEAT; translated from the coding sequence ATGTCTCTGGTAACAGATTTTCTCAGGACAATTATTTTATTAGGCGCTGTACAGGGAGTGGTGTCAGGTGTGCTGCTCTGGCTCGGCAGTAGAAACCGGTTGCCCAACCGGCTGTTAGCGGTTTTATTGGGCATGCTGTCTTTGGCTGCTTTTAACTTATATGCTTCCTATGGAAATTGGTTTAACTCAGGCCTCCTGCAGTTTATATCCAACTTTATTCCTTGGGTGATCACAATGCCCTTTGGTCCCCTGATTTATTTTTATATAAAAGCTTCGCTGGATACCAATTTCCGGATTACCCAACGGTTACGGATACACTTTTTGCCAGTGATCATTGATCTGGTACCGGTGCTGACAGCCTATGTCTTTGTGGGTGGGGTACTAATGGGTATCATCCGTAACCGGCCAGGCCCCTGGGCTGTTTTTATGGATACCTGGAATGTATATGCGGATATTCCGCGTTGGATATCGTTGACAGGTTATTTGTGGTGGTCAGTGCGCTATCTGACTGCTATAAAGACGGAGGTACAGGATATGGCAGCTCTGCCCCGTTACCGGTTGCTGCAGCGGTTTGCCAGGGTGTTCCTGGTATTTCAGCTGATCTGGCTGGTTTATCTGATTCCGTATGTCCTTCCCCGTTATACCGATTTTATGCTGAACACTTTCGGCTGGTATCCGGTATATGTGCCGCTGGCGGTGATGATCTACTGGTTGGGGATACAGGGGTTTATCATGACCTATCAGGAAACGACCGCTGTCAGAAAGGCAGCAGTCAATGCTGCACCAGACGAAGCAGTGAGCCAGGCGACACTTGTTTTGCTGAATAAAGCAATGGAAGAAGACCGGCTTTATCTGGATGCTGCGCTCAACCTGGCCGGCCTCTCCCTGTATACAGGGCTTCCGCAGAAAACAATTTCTGCAGTATTGAACCAGTGTCTGCAAAAAAACTTCAACGAGTATATCAATTCCTATAGAGTGGCAGCTTTTAAAGAAAGGATCCTGCTGCCGGAAGCAGTGGCATGGACCATCGCGGGGGTAGCCTATGACTGTGGCTTCAGTTCACTGGCCACTTTTCAGCGGGTATTCAAACACATGACAGGACTCTCCCCGTCGGCCTACCGGAAACAGGCCATGGAAGCCACATGA
- a CDS encoding serine hydrolase domain-containing protein, translated as MRITFFVFFLLMTGCLLTGCQTRHAIVRTPVPVKATDSMWNADNIAAFENRLEALRQRYHIPGLSAGIVNGGQLVWKKGFGYADVEGKLAPDENTVYQIASVTKTFGAIILMQQVEAGRIQLDDPIARYSINLGARWGSDERIRIKHLLTHTAMGNSFNAFKPGYTFRYNGGWYNQLGKAIEKASGHSFGELLLQNIVRPLGLARTVPSTDDSASFRLTGYSRDSFMRLVARPYDWQYKKLVPMKFSYGFGPAAGLESSVADLAVYARAIDEKRFLDSATWKKVFTPFVTVKGKTIQYGLGWFIKDYKGVRVMWHTGWWTGYSALFVRISQKDLTFIILANSQDLSRPFYHVMKVLPMFNPFRNNLNKDLFASAFAKAFMEHFMLL; from the coding sequence ATGAGAATCACTTTTTTCGTTTTTTTTCTGTTGATGACCGGATGTTTGTTAACCGGATGTCAAACCCGGCATGCCATTGTTCGTACGCCCGTTCCCGTGAAGGCAACCGATAGTATGTGGAATGCTGATAATATTGCAGCTTTTGAAAACAGGCTGGAAGCCTTACGGCAACGTTATCATATTCCGGGGTTATCTGCTGGTATTGTAAATGGCGGGCAGCTGGTCTGGAAAAAAGGCTTTGGGTATGCAGACGTAGAAGGCAAACTGGCACCGGATGAAAATACCGTGTACCAGATCGCTTCTGTCACCAAAACCTTTGGCGCTATTATTCTGATGCAGCAGGTAGAAGCCGGCCGTATCCAACTGGATGACCCTATTGCGCGGTATAGTATTAATCTGGGAGCCCGCTGGGGCAGCGATGAAAGGATACGGATCAAACATCTGCTGACCCATACCGCCATGGGGAATTCTTTCAACGCATTTAAGCCTGGTTACACTTTCCGTTACAATGGCGGCTGGTACAACCAGCTGGGGAAGGCTATTGAAAAAGCTTCCGGCCATAGCTTCGGTGAGCTGCTGCTGCAAAATATCGTACGGCCCTTAGGGTTAGCAAGAACGGTTCCCAGCACCGATGACAGTGCCAGCTTCCGGCTTACAGGATACAGCCGGGATTCTTTCATGCGACTGGTGGCTAGGCCCTATGACTGGCAGTATAAAAAACTGGTGCCTATGAAATTCTCTTACGGTTTTGGTCCGGCTGCCGGCCTGGAAAGTAGTGTAGCCGACCTGGCTGTTTATGCGAGGGCTATAGATGAAAAACGTTTTCTGGATTCAGCCACCTGGAAAAAAGTGTTTACACCTTTTGTAACGGTGAAAGGAAAAACCATTCAATATGGCCTGGGCTGGTTTATTAAAGACTATAAGGGCGTACGGGTGATGTGGCATACCGGCTGGTGGACTGGTTATTCGGCCTTATTTGTCAGAATATCACAGAAAGATCTCACTTTTATTATACTGGCCAATTCTCAGGATTTGAGCCGTCCTTTTTATCATGTTATGAAGGTGCTGCCCATGTTTAATCCTTTCCGCAATAATCTCAACAAAGATCTTTTTGCCTCAGCTTTTGCAAAAGCTTTCATGGAGCATTTCATGCTACTATAA
- a CDS encoding PH domain-containing protein, translating to MKYSTRLDRTSRIITNLVIDVCFVLLIVAVFAGREGTVASILPALILLALTTVTWSLKPVAYELTADGLIIIRPLSRKKVALADIAEAFPLAADELRGSIRTFGSGGMFGYLGYFASQQQGAYEMWCTDRASMVMIILKNKKKLVISPVERNEFIQALQQVIQ from the coding sequence ATGAAATATTCAACCCGGCTGGATAGAACCTCCAGAATTATTACCAATTTGGTGATAGATGTTTGTTTTGTATTGTTGATCGTCGCGGTTTTTGCCGGGCGGGAGGGAACGGTGGCTTCTATTTTACCGGCACTGATATTGTTGGCGCTTACAACCGTTACCTGGTCGCTAAAGCCGGTGGCATATGAACTGACAGCGGATGGACTGATTATTATACGCCCATTGTCCCGTAAGAAAGTCGCATTGGCAGATATAGCGGAGGCATTCCCGTTGGCGGCGGATGAGCTGCGGGGTAGTATACGCACTTTTGGCTCCGGAGGTATGTTTGGTTATCTGGGATATTTTGCGTCACAGCAGCAGGGTGCTTATGAAATGTGGTGTACCGATAGAGCCAGTATGGTGATGATCATCCTGAAAAACAAAAAAAAGTTGGTGATCAGTCCTGTAGAGCGGAATGAGTTTATTCAGGCATTACAGCAGGTGATACAGTAA
- a CDS encoding lipase family protein, translating into MELEETLYAVEAVPVLAKTAVLLSAISYSQNVRADLNTYLPGWTLVWEGIETTDGNFAFIASDPTGEVYGLAIRGSLPPIDIFKDWDAFANWILEDLDVLSTVTWHYTSSGAARISAGASRAFNNVAEMQDRLKPGSPRIFNFLKTEAVSKNKKVIITGHSLGGNIANVYASYFVTALKQEGINYNNTNLFTFAAPAAGDSGFATDLDNKITEAWHFENVQDVIPKCPTVSGLINASRLYVPSPASDKIIVTYENLEVSLWDAYVLLAGILYAYAYTRQERNYIVFGAALDPRYRNNTLTDYFNQLGAQHAMVMYTSYLKVKIDAALAARGSMLNH; encoded by the coding sequence ATGGAACTGGAAGAAACCCTTTATGCCGTGGAAGCGGTGCCAGTATTGGCCAAAACAGCGGTGTTGTTGTCTGCCATCTCTTACAGTCAGAATGTTAGGGCTGATCTGAATACTTATCTTCCGGGGTGGACCTTGGTATGGGAAGGTATTGAAACAACCGACGGCAACTTTGCTTTTATTGCGTCTGATCCTACCGGGGAGGTTTATGGGCTGGCCATCAGAGGCTCATTGCCGCCTATTGATATTTTCAAGGACTGGGATGCCTTTGCTAACTGGATACTGGAAGATCTGGATGTGCTCTCCACGGTGACCTGGCATTATACCAGCAGCGGCGCCGCCAGGATTAGTGCCGGCGCCAGCAGGGCTTTTAATAATGTAGCTGAAATGCAGGACAGGCTCAAGCCGGGCTCTCCCCGTATTTTCAATTTCCTGAAGACCGAGGCTGTTTCCAAAAACAAAAAAGTGATCATCACAGGGCATAGCCTGGGTGGCAATATTGCCAATGTTTATGCATCTTATTTTGTTACAGCGCTGAAACAGGAAGGTATTAACTACAATAATACCAACCTGTTTACCTTTGCAGCTCCGGCTGCAGGCGATAGCGGCTTTGCCACCGACCTGGACAATAAAATCACGGAGGCCTGGCATTTCGAAAATGTACAGGATGTAATACCGAAATGCCCGACCGTATCCGGTCTGATAAATGCTTCAAGACTATATGTGCCCAGTCCGGCTTCCGATAAAATCATCGTTACCTACGAAAATCTGGAGGTAAGCCTGTGGGACGCTTATGTACTGCTGGCGGGCATCCTGTATGCCTATGCATATACCAGACAGGAACGGAACTATATTGTTTTTGGCGCAGCGCTGGACCCCAGATACCGGAATAATACATTAACCGACTACTTCAATCAGCTCGGTGCACAACATGCTATGGTTATGTACACCAGCTACCTGAAAGTGAAGATAGACGCTGCGCTGGCTGCACGCGGCAGTATGCTGAACCACTGA
- a CDS encoding tetratricopeptide repeat protein, with protein sequence MRKILGTIGLVLSCIITRAQGVDRNKVMEYLQDQQYDEAIAYLQPAVNSQSPREMALLAYTYYQSGKLADAATTYEKVLQLDSNHIPALQYLASIRSQQELFPLALTLYQRITQLRPNSAQAWKQLSFTAFLAQQPDSGFTWLCKAYQLNPADPKVVSRLAEEWMDKKAYPQADSIVKAFLIKDSTQTSVLMTAAKTAYLVKDYRRTVSIGEKLQSLNIVSPNTFIYVIAAGYNLKKYTDCIHIYDYMLSGNAASENITYYAALAHTALRQYSESNELLQRCITMAKSSSLENYYNSTSVNYESMRQYKPALAALDTSWYLSHKPLRQYSMGRIYETVLKNDAAAMKYYKRYLQLYKPGSPDEDEIYRYLKDRMKVKPQPVLISVSQKDKQTAQQQP encoded by the coding sequence ATGCGAAAAATCTTAGGTACCATCGGCCTGGTATTGTCATGTATAATAACCCGGGCGCAGGGCGTAGACAGGAACAAAGTAATGGAATACCTCCAGGACCAGCAGTACGATGAAGCTATTGCTTATCTGCAACCGGCGGTCAACAGTCAATCGCCGCGGGAAATGGCTTTGCTGGCCTACACCTACTATCAGTCCGGCAAGCTGGCCGATGCTGCCACTACCTACGAAAAAGTATTACAGCTAGACAGTAATCATATACCTGCACTACAATACCTGGCCTCCATCCGTTCGCAGCAGGAACTATTTCCGCTGGCGCTCACGCTGTATCAAAGGATCACCCAACTGCGGCCCAACAGCGCCCAGGCATGGAAACAGCTGAGTTTTACCGCATTCCTGGCACAACAACCGGATTCCGGATTTACCTGGTTATGCAAAGCTTACCAGCTCAATCCGGCAGACCCCAAAGTGGTGTCCCGCCTGGCAGAAGAATGGATGGATAAAAAAGCCTATCCACAAGCCGACTCTATCGTCAAAGCATTTCTGATAAAAGACTCCACACAGACTTCCGTACTGATGACCGCTGCCAAAACAGCTTATCTTGTGAAAGACTACCGGCGTACAGTTTCCATCGGAGAAAAGCTACAGAGCCTTAATATCGTTTCTCCCAATACTTTTATCTATGTGATAGCTGCCGGTTACAATCTAAAAAAATATACAGACTGTATCCATATTTACGATTATATGCTGAGCGGCAACGCAGCGTCTGAAAACATTACCTATTATGCTGCCCTGGCGCATACCGCCCTCCGCCAGTACAGCGAAAGCAATGAGCTGTTGCAGCGGTGTATCACCATGGCTAAGTCTTCGAGCCTGGAGAACTATTACAACAGTACTTCCGTCAATTACGAAAGTATGCGTCAATACAAGCCCGCACTCGCAGCGCTGGACACGTCGTGGTATCTCTCACACAAACCTTTACGCCAATACAGTATGGGACGGATATACGAAACCGTGTTAAAAAATGACGCTGCTGCGATGAAGTATTACAAGCGTTATCTGCAGCTATATAAACCCGGCTCACCGGATGAAGATGAGATCTATCGTTATTTAAAGGATAGAATGAAAGTTAAGCCCCAGCCGGTTTTAATCTCTGTTAGCCAGAAGGACAAACAAACAGCCCAACAACAACCTTAG
- a CDS encoding GNAT family N-acetyltransferase — MLTISSFKKLTITDIRSLGHNGYTSELAYMPVSQPDTEHIIFDFRLTTLDRPVHKTWHTSEEELDELNEVLAQGHSFAAWEEGKLLGFIIGEERPWNNTLYIAQLTVAASGRRKGIGSRLMQAIIQHATKLQVRLLELETQNTNVPAVTFYKKHGFSVSGVHLRLYDPISCPGEVAFYMTYSL, encoded by the coding sequence ATGCTTACTATATCATCGTTTAAGAAACTCACTATTACGGATATACGATCGTTGGGGCATAATGGTTATACCTCTGAACTGGCCTATATGCCTGTATCGCAGCCTGATACTGAACATATCATTTTTGATTTTCGCCTGACAACGCTGGACCGGCCTGTCCATAAAACCTGGCATACCAGTGAAGAAGAGCTGGATGAATTGAATGAAGTACTGGCGCAGGGACATTCTTTTGCAGCCTGGGAGGAAGGGAAGCTGCTTGGTTTCATCATTGGTGAAGAGCGGCCATGGAACAATACGCTCTACATTGCACAATTAACGGTGGCTGCCAGTGGAAGAAGAAAAGGGATTGGCTCCAGATTGATGCAGGCAATCATACAACATGCCACAAAGCTGCAAGTAAGGCTGCTGGAGCTGGAAACGCAGAACACCAATGTACCGGCCGTGACATTTTATAAAAAACATGGCTTCTCGGTTTCGGGTGTTCACCTCAGGTTGTATGATCCAATATCATGTCCAGGGGAAGTAGCATTTTATATGACTTACAGCTTATAG
- a CDS encoding SRPBCC family protein yields the protein MEKRWGLVLALLLLFFTGTKAQTAKTIKMALPAQTLSITILRPANDVYTYLSVPANYSECMSRTRRL from the coding sequence ATGGAAAAAAGATGGGGCTTAGTCCTGGCCTTGCTTCTGTTGTTTTTCACCGGTACCAAAGCTCAAACAGCAAAAACGATTAAAATGGCACTTCCCGCACAAACATTAAGCATTACCATACTTCGTCCGGCCAACGACGTGTATACGTACCTGTCAGTACCGGCCAATTATTCCGAATGTATGAGTCGGACAAGAAGACTGTAA